A single genomic interval of Oncorhynchus mykiss isolate Arlee chromosome 13, USDA_OmykA_1.1, whole genome shotgun sequence harbors:
- the LOC110487219 gene encoding epsin-2, which produces MTTSALRRQVKNIVHNYSEAEIKVREATSNDPWGPSSSLMSEIADLTFNVVAFAEVMGMVWKRLNDHGKNWRHVYKALTLLDYLIKTGSERVAQQCRENAFTIQTLRDFQYMDRDGRDQGGNVREKARQLVSLLRDEERLRLERSQALT; this is translated from the exons ATGACGACCTCAGCGTTGCGTCGCCAGGTGAAGAATATCGTTCACAACTACTCTGAGGCAGAGATCAAG GTGCGCGAGGCGACGTCCAACGACCCGTGGGGCCCCTCCTCCTCGCTGATGTCAGAGATCGCTGACCTCACCTTTAACGTGGTGGCGTTTGCTGAGGTCATGGGCATGGTCTGGAAACGCCTCAACGACCACGGGAAGAACTGGAGACACGTCTACAAG GCCCTGACGCTGCTCGACTACTTGATCAAGACCGGCTCAGAGAGAGTGGCTCAGCAGTGCCGCGAGAACGCATTCACCATACAG ACGCTGCGGGACTTCCAGTACATGGACCGGGATGGCCGGGACCAGGGGGGCAACGTGAGGGAGAAGGCCCGCCAGCTGGTGTCTCTACTCAGGGACGAGGAACGGCTCAGACTGGAGAGGAGCCAGGCGTTGACC